DNA from Streptomyces luteogriseus:
TGGCCGTGGACCCGGCGGCGTTCGTGCGCCCCTCCCCCACGGCGGGCACGCTGGGCGGGGTCGCGAAGGCCACCCGAGAGTCGATCGTGGTGATGGAGGCGGCCGGCTACGACGTGGTCCTGGTGGAGACGGTCGGTGTCGGCCAGTCCGAGACGGCCGTGGCGAACATGGTCGACACCTTCCTGCTCCTCACCCTCGCGCGCACGGGCGACCAGCTCCAGGGCATCAAGAAGGGCGTGCTGGAGCTCGCCGACGTGATCGCCGTCAACAAGGCGGACGGGCCGCACGAGCGCGACGCCCGTGCCGCCGCGCGGGAGCTGGCGGGCGCGCTGCGCCTGATGCACGGCAAGGACGCGTTCTGGACCCCGCCGGTGCTGCACTGCAGCGCCCGCGAGTCGACCGGCCTGGACGCGCTGTGGGAGCGCCTGGAGCAGCACCGCACGCTGCTGGACTCCACGGGCCGCCTCACCGCGAAGCGCCGCGACCAGCAGGTCGACTGGACCTGGACCATGGTCCGCGACGAACTCCTCGGCCGTCTGCACGCCGACCCGGCGGTACGGGCGCTGGCGCCGGTGCTGGAGCAGCGGGTCAGGGAGGGCGAGCTCACCCCGACGCTGGCCGCCGAGCGGATCCTCGGGGCGCTCGGCGGCTCCGAGGCAGCGGGTTCCTGAAGCGGTAGCAACCGGGCCGGACATGTTCCGGGACGTCGATGTCCCGGCACGGCGGCGTTCCGGCACGGCGGCGTTCCGGAACGACGATTCCGCATATCCGGCTTGCATGACTATGCAAAGTGATACATACTCTTTCTATGTCCAAGGTCCTCACCTCCCTGCCCGCCGGCGAACGCGTCGGCATCGCCTTCTCGGGCGGTCTCGACACCTCCGTCGCGGTCGCGTGGATGCGCGACAAGGGCGCCGTCCCGTGCACCTACACCGCCGACATCGGCCAGTACGACGAGCCCGACATCGCCTCGGTGCCCGGCCGCGCCAAGACGTACGGGGCCGAGATCGCGCGTCTGGTCGACTGCCGTGCCGCGCTCGTGGAGGAGGGCCTGGCCGCGCTGACCTGCGGCGCGTTCCACATCCGCTCGGGCGGGCGGGCGTACTTCAACACCACCCCGATCGGCCGTGCCGTCACCGGCACGCTCCTGGTCCGGGCGATGCTCGAGGACGACGTCCAGATCTGGGGCGACGGCTCGACCTTCAAGGGCAACGACATCGAGCGGTTCTACCGCTACGGCCTGCTCGCCAACCCGCACCTGCGCATCTACAAGCCCTGGCTGGACGCGGCCTTCGTGACGGAGCTCGGCGGCCGCAAGGAAATGTCCGAGTGGCTGGTCGCGCACGGGCTGCCCTACCGGGACAGCACGGAGAAGGCGTACTCCACGGACGCCAACATCTGGGGCGCCACCCACGAGGCCAAGACCCTGGAGCACCTGGACACCGGCGTCGAGACCGTCGAGCCGATCATGGGCGTCCGGTTCTGGGACCCGTCGGTCGAGATCGCCGCCGAGGACGTGACGATCGGCTTCGCCGAGGGCCGTCCGGTGTCGGTCAACGGCAAGGAGTTCGCCTCCCCCGTCGACCTGGTGATGGAGGCCAACGCCATCGGCGGCCGGCACGGCCTGGGCATGTCGGACCAGATCGAGAACCGGATCATCGAGGCCAAGAGCCGCGGCATCTACGAGGCCCCGGGCATGGCCCTGCTGCACGCCGCCTACGAGCGCCTCGTCAACGCGATCCACAACGAGGACACCCTCGCCCAGTACCACACCGAGGGCCGGCGCCTGGGCCGGCTGATGTACGAGGGCCGCTGGCTGGACCCGCAGGCGCTGATGATCCGCGAGTCGCTCCAGCGCTGGGTCGGCGCGGCCGTCACCGGCGAGGTGACGCTGCGGCTGCGGCGCGGTGAGGACTACTCGATCCTCGACACCACGGGCCCGGCGTTCAGCTACCACCCGGACAAGCTGTCCATGGAGCGCACCGAGGACTCCGCGTTCGGCCCGGTGGACCGGATCGGCCAGCTCACCATGCGCAACCTCGACATCGCCGACTCCCGCGCCAAGCTGGAGCAGTACGCCGGCATCGGCCTGATCGGCACCGGCAGCCCCACCGTCGGCGCCTCCCAGGCCGCCGCGACCGGCCTCATCGGCACCATGCCCGAGCTGCCGCAGGGCGGCGCCCAGGCCATCGCCTCCCGGGGCGAGGTCTCGGAGGAGGACGCGTGGCTGGACCGGGCCGCGATGGAGTCCGGCACGGACTGACCCCACGGCACCGCGAGAGGCCGGCCCGACGGGATGTCGGGCCGGCCTCTCGGCGTCCTACCGGTCGAGGGCCGCCGCGCCCTCGGTGGACACCTCGTCCGGCAGGCATCCGTCGACCCCCAGCTCCTGCCCCAGGGTGAAGGCGTCGACCCGCTCGGAGGCGCTCCCGTGGTCCCCTTCCTTCGTCCAGGGGGTCTTGTCGGCGTCACGGACGAGGGCCGTGTACACCTCGTCGACGTCCCCCGCCTCGAAGACGACCGTTCCGTCCTGCGCGGCACCCTCGAGTTCCGCGCCCGCCAGGCAGTCCGCCTGCAATTCGGCGTCCATGGTCTGCAGTTGGGCGTCGAGGCGGTTCTGTATCGCGTGACCCCACTCGTGCGCGACGACCAGATACACGAACGCGTCTCCGTACCGGTAGCCGAACCGCATGAGGTCGGTGTCCCAGGCGACGTAGTCCTCGGCCGTGGCACAGTATTGGGCGTTGTCGTCGTCCAGCGGTTCCCCGCCGCAGGTGGGGACGTCCGCGGAAGCGCCGTCGTACTCACCCAGGACCGTGGGCGGGACGTACGTCTGCGTGAAGAACTCGGACCAGTGGGCGTCCCAGTAGGCGTCGACGCCCTGCACGGCCGTTTCGATGTCCTGGCCCATGTCGTCACGCGCGGGGGCCCCATACGCATAACCACCTGAAACCGCCAGCACAGCAATGGCGAGCACTGCGCACACGCGCATCCGAAGCTGATGGGTCATGGTCGACTCCGCAACTAGCCGGTGTCGCAGCGCGGCTGCGTCGTTCCGCCGCGTGCCAGGCGTTGTCTGATCCCTCTCCTACCAGTCAACGCCGGTACCGAGCCGACCGCACCCCCGGACGGCCGGTGCCCCGCCGGCCCGTACCGGCGGGGCACCGGGCTCAGCGTGTCGTGCCGGCCATCTCCCGGACCGGTGCGTCCAGGGAGTCCAGGCCGCGCAGGATGTCCTCCACGCGCTGCCTGGCGTCGCCGAACAGCATCTGCGTGTTCTCGCGGAAGAACAGCGGGTTCTGCACGCCCGCGTAGCCGGCGGCCATGGACCGCTTGAAGACGATCACGTTGGCCGCCTCCCACACGTGCAGGACCGGCATCCCGGCGATGGGGCTGGAGGGGTTGTCGGTCGCGGCCGGGTTGACCGTGTCGTTGGCGCCGATGACCAGGACGACCGAGGTGGCGGCGAAGTCGTCGTTGATCTCGTCCATCTCCAGGACGATGTCGTAGGGCACGTTGGCCTCGGCGAGCAGCACGTTCATGTGCCCGGGCAGCCGGCCCGCGACGGGGTGGATGCCGAAGCGCACCTCCACGCCCCGGTCGCGCAGCTTGCGCGCCAGTTCGGCGACGGGGTACTGGGCCTGGGCGACGGCCATGCCGTAGCCCGGCGTGATGATGACCGAGGTGGCGTTGCCGAGGAGTTCCGCGGTCTCCTCGGCGTTGATCTCCCGGTGCTCGCCCTGCTCGTCGTCGTCGGCGGACGCCGCCGGGGTGCCGAAACCGCCCGCGATCACCGAGATGAAGGAGCGGTTCATCGCCTTGCACATGATGTACGACAGGTAGGCACCGGAGGAACCGACCAGCGCGCCGGTGACGATCAGCAGGTTGTTGGCGAGCAGGAAGCCCGAAGCCGCCGCCGCCCAGCCGGAGTAGCTGTTGAGCATGGAGACGACCACCGGCATGTCACCGCCGCCGATGGAGGCGACCAGGTGCGCGCCGAGAGCGAGCGCGATCACGGTCACCGCGATGAGCAGGCCCATGCCGGGGCGCACGACGAACGCCACCGTGAGCCCCACGAAGGCCACGAGCGCGCCGATGTTGAGAATGTGCTTGCCCGGCAGTGTCAGCGGGCGGGAGTTGATGCGCGCCGACAGCTTCAGGTAGGCGACGACGGAACCGGTGAAGGTGACGGCGCCGATGAACACCCCGATGAACACCTCGGCGTGATGGATGCCCAGCAGCGAACCGGACAGCTCGGCGTCGACGTCGAGGTAGCCGTTCCAGCCGACGAACGCGGCGGCGAGGCCCACGAGGCTGTGCATGATGGCGATCAGCTCCGGCATGCCGGTCATCTCCACCACCCGGGCCCGCCACAGGCCGATGCCCGCGCCGAGAGCGGTGGCGACGACGATCAGCACGAGCCCGCTCGCGGTGATGCTGCGGGAGGCGAGCCCGACAGTGGCGGCCAGGGCGACGACCATGCCCGCGATGCCCCAGACGACTCCCGAACGGGACGTCTTGTGCTGGGAGAGTCCGGCGAGGCTGAGGATGAACAGCAGCGCCGCGACGACGTAGGCGGCCTGGGCGG
Protein-coding regions in this window:
- the argG gene encoding argininosuccinate synthase, giving the protein MSKVLTSLPAGERVGIAFSGGLDTSVAVAWMRDKGAVPCTYTADIGQYDEPDIASVPGRAKTYGAEIARLVDCRAALVEEGLAALTCGAFHIRSGGRAYFNTTPIGRAVTGTLLVRAMLEDDVQIWGDGSTFKGNDIERFYRYGLLANPHLRIYKPWLDAAFVTELGGRKEMSEWLVAHGLPYRDSTEKAYSTDANIWGATHEAKTLEHLDTGVETVEPIMGVRFWDPSVEIAAEDVTIGFAEGRPVSVNGKEFASPVDLVMEANAIGGRHGLGMSDQIENRIIEAKSRGIYEAPGMALLHAAYERLVNAIHNEDTLAQYHTEGRRLGRLMYEGRWLDPQALMIRESLQRWVGAAVTGEVTLRLRRGEDYSILDTTGPAFSYHPDKLSMERTEDSAFGPVDRIGQLTMRNLDIADSRAKLEQYAGIGLIGTGSPTVGASQAAATGLIGTMPELPQGGAQAIASRGEVSEEDAWLDRAAMESGTD
- the pntB gene encoding Re/Si-specific NAD(P)(+) transhydrogenase subunit beta; this translates as MTTDTAAQAAYVVAALLFILSLAGLSQHKTSRSGVVWGIAGMVVALAATVGLASRSITASGLVLIVVATALGAGIGLWRARVVEMTGMPELIAIMHSLVGLAAAFVGWNGYLDVDAELSGSLLGIHHAEVFIGVFIGAVTFTGSVVAYLKLSARINSRPLTLPGKHILNIGALVAFVGLTVAFVVRPGMGLLIAVTVIALALGAHLVASIGGGDMPVVVSMLNSYSGWAAAASGFLLANNLLIVTGALVGSSGAYLSYIMCKAMNRSFISVIAGGFGTPAASADDDEQGEHREINAEETAELLGNATSVIITPGYGMAVAQAQYPVAELARKLRDRGVEVRFGIHPVAGRLPGHMNVLLAEANVPYDIVLEMDEINDDFAATSVVLVIGANDTVNPAATDNPSSPIAGMPVLHVWEAANVIVFKRSMAAGYAGVQNPLFFRENTQMLFGDARQRVEDILRGLDSLDAPVREMAGTTR
- the meaB gene encoding methylmalonyl Co-A mutase-associated GTPase MeaB, with protein sequence MIDVDAYVKGVLDGKRAIIARAITLVESTRPQHRALAQELLTALLPHSGRARRIGISGVPGVGKSTFIDAFGTLLTSLGHRVAVLAVDPSSSRTGGSILGDKTRMERLAVDPAAFVRPSPTAGTLGGVAKATRESIVVMEAAGYDVVLVETVGVGQSETAVANMVDTFLLLTLARTGDQLQGIKKGVLELADVIAVNKADGPHERDARAAARELAGALRLMHGKDAFWTPPVLHCSARESTGLDALWERLEQHRTLLDSTGRLTAKRRDQQVDWTWTMVRDELLGRLHADPAVRALAPVLEQRVREGELTPTLAAERILGALGGSEAAGS